Within Bacillus sp. 2205SS5-2, the genomic segment GGGACCGAACGACCGAAAGCGATACGGGCAGACAGAAATGATGGACGCAAAGGTCGAGGAGCAGGACAAGGTCGACGCTCGGATCGCAAAGAAGATAGCGGCAACAAAGAGAACGGCGAGACCCGACGTGGCAACGACAATCGTGGCGAATGGTCAACAACCAATCCGAAAAAGAAAAAGAAAAACAAAAAATTCTTTGAAAATTCTCCAGCTGCTAAACGTAAAAAGAAAAAGAAAAGATAGTCTGAACAGGAAGAGGTTAAGAGGTTTTCCTTTTAACCTTTCTTTATTTTCGGTAAACTAAGTATAGAGAGAGTTGAAGGGGGATTTCACATGCCAAAAGGAACCGGTGGGGTAATAGCCCAAAATAAAAAGGCCCGACATGATTATGCTGTCGAAGAGACGTATGAAGCAGGGATTGTTCTAAAAGGAACAGAAATTAAAGCGATTCGCGGAGGCCGAGTGAATTTAAAAGATTCGTATGCACGGATTCAAAATGGGGAACTGTTCATACTCAATATGCATATTAGTCCATATGAACAAGGAAATATTCATAACCATGAACCGTTACGTATGAGAAAGCTCTTGCTTCACCGTTATCAGATTAATAAACTGATTGGTGATTTGAAGGAACAAGGATATTCATTGATTCCACTAAAAATGTATATTAAAGATGGCTATGCAAAGGTTTTACTTGGACTTGCTCGGGGTAAAAAGAAATACGACAAACGCGAAGATTTGAAGAGAAAAGAAGCAAACCGTTCGATTCAACGTGAGCTTGTGCAGAGACAGAAGGGGACAATTTAGTAGTTTCTAAAATCTTACAATTGCATTTTTCTGTAGTTTTGTTATACTAGTATTAGTCGCCGAGATAACAACGGCGCTGTAAGAACAATTGAATAGTTGACACTTGCTCAATATTCTTCCCGTTCTTCCTTATATTATATATGGGGACGTTACGGATTCGACAGGGATAGTTCGAGCTTGGGTTGCGAGTCGAGGGGATCGTCCTCGTTAAAACGTCAACGCCAATAATAACTGGCAAATCTAACAACAACTTCGCTTTAGCAGCGTAAGCTAGCTTAGCGGTTCCTCCCTCCATCGCCTATGTGGTAGGGTAAGGGACTCACTTTTAGTAGGCTACGCCGGATTCCACCGTCTGAGGATGAAGGAAGAGATTAACCAGACTAGCTGCTCCGACGCCCGTCGATAGGCATAGGAGTTAGCGAAAACGCAAATTTATCGACTACACTCGTAGACGCTTAAGTGGCGATGTTTCTGGACGTGGGTTCGATTAATTATTAGTCGCCTTATGTGGTAACATATAAGTGAAAATTTGGCTTTATCGGTGAAACCTAAGTCATCTTTAATGTGATAGGGCAATGCCGAGCGGTATGTGGAGTAATCCAACAGCCGTGTATCGACTCATAGACTGCCAATCCAACTTGGTAGTACTAGGATGCGAAAATCTACCTTCAATGAAGGTAAAACTATGTTTCGCATAATACGCCAAAGGGCCTTCTAAACTGAAGGTTCAAGATATAGTCAG encodes:
- the smpB gene encoding SsrA-binding protein SmpB yields the protein MPKGTGGVIAQNKKARHDYAVEETYEAGIVLKGTEIKAIRGGRVNLKDSYARIQNGELFILNMHISPYEQGNIHNHEPLRMRKLLLHRYQINKLIGDLKEQGYSLIPLKMYIKDGYAKVLLGLARGKKKYDKREDLKRKEANRSIQRELVQRQKGTI